A region from the Ictalurus punctatus breed USDA103 chromosome 25, Coco_2.0, whole genome shotgun sequence genome encodes:
- the grcc10 gene encoding protein C10, which translates to MASAPAQQPTLTIEQARVVLSEVIQAFSVPENASRMEEARESACNDMGKMLQLVLPVATQIQQEVIKAYGFNNEGEGVLKFARLVKMYESQDPEIAAMSLKLKSLLLPPLSTPPIGGGIPAS; encoded by the exons ATGGCATCAGCTCCAGCCCAGCAGCCCACACTGACAATAGAACAAGCCAGAG TGGTGCTGAGTGAGGTGATCCAGGCCTTCTCTGTGCCTGAGAATGCCTCTCGAATGGAGGAGGCGAGGGAAAGTGCCTGCAATGACATGGGTAAGATGCTACAGCTGGTTCTTCCGGTGGCTACACAAATCCAGCAGGAGGTGATCAAGGCCTACGGCTTCAATAATGAAGGAGAGG GTGTTCTGAAGTTTGCCAGACTGGTGAAGATGTACGAATCTCAGGACCCAGAGATCGCTGCCATGTCGCTCAAGCTCAAGTCTCTTCTCCTGCCGCCTCTGTCGACTCCGCCCATCGGTGGTGGAATCCCTGCATCTTAA